Proteins encoded in a region of the Stieleria neptunia genome:
- a CDS encoding DUF1553 domain-containing protein, which produces MNFVPERLKVISDAITVVSEGLMGLTMECARCHSHKYDPIPHRDYYRLKAVFQGALDEHDWDSFKTRTLKVATPEHRRKVAEINPPLEKQIKQLQVRQKQWTADLQLQLLRDHYPDQSEADNRATLTALKKADNNRTLKQKILVERLVKAELRPDSQQSEQVLSLRQQIKDADHQIDRVRRKMAPPLAIRALWDLGRPSPTYVLRRGEHNKPGDPVAPGVPAVLTDQRNPFTVTPPFPDGTAKTGRRLAFARWLINPNHPLTARVMVNRIWQHHFGTGLVKDLENFGVQGERPSHPELLDWLAIEFIRRGWSIKEMHRLIMNSRVYQQSSRVTERSHQVDPQNRLLSHMNLRRMDAEALRDSLLAIAGRLDPTPGGLPDTVSIDRDGLVSVNATDSGGWRRSVYLQYRRTEIPTMMDTFDYPQMGPNCLSRNVSTVSPQALLLMNNGRVRELAAAMAHRVESIVRDEIPIEDSEDDAVNEATVQTVYQLALSRSPSDRERTLGTETLKQLRQAWGDNSAKALETYCHTILNSASFLYVD; this is translated from the coding sequence ATGAACTTTGTCCCCGAGCGGCTCAAAGTCATCAGCGATGCGATCACCGTCGTCAGCGAAGGGCTGATGGGTTTGACGATGGAATGTGCACGTTGCCATTCGCACAAGTATGACCCGATTCCCCACCGCGATTACTACCGGCTCAAAGCGGTGTTCCAAGGCGCGCTGGACGAACACGACTGGGACAGTTTTAAAACGCGGACGTTGAAGGTCGCCACACCCGAGCACCGTCGCAAGGTCGCCGAAATAAACCCGCCGCTGGAAAAACAAATCAAACAACTGCAGGTGCGACAAAAGCAATGGACGGCCGACCTGCAGTTGCAACTGTTGCGCGATCACTATCCCGATCAATCCGAAGCCGACAACCGGGCGACGTTGACCGCGCTGAAGAAAGCGGACAACAATCGCACGTTGAAGCAAAAGATCTTGGTCGAACGGCTGGTCAAAGCTGAACTGCGTCCCGATTCCCAGCAGTCCGAGCAAGTCCTTTCGCTGCGGCAACAGATCAAAGACGCCGATCATCAAATCGATCGTGTGCGTCGCAAGATGGCTCCACCGCTCGCGATCCGGGCGCTGTGGGACTTGGGACGCCCCTCACCGACCTACGTGTTGCGACGCGGTGAACACAACAAACCCGGTGATCCGGTCGCCCCCGGTGTGCCCGCGGTGCTGACCGACCAGCGCAATCCGTTTACCGTCACGCCCCCCTTCCCCGACGGCACCGCCAAGACCGGCCGCCGACTGGCATTCGCACGCTGGTTGATCAACCCGAATCACCCGCTGACCGCTCGCGTGATGGTCAATCGAATCTGGCAACACCATTTCGGAACCGGATTGGTCAAGGACCTGGAGAATTTTGGCGTTCAGGGCGAGCGTCCCTCGCACCCCGAATTGCTCGACTGGTTGGCGATCGAATTCATCCGACGCGGCTGGAGCATCAAGGAGATGCACCGCTTGATCATGAACTCTCGCGTCTACCAACAATCCAGTCGGGTGACCGAGCGATCGCACCAAGTCGATCCGCAAAACCGACTGCTCTCGCACATGAACCTGCGCCGCATGGATGCCGAAGCGCTGCGTGATTCGCTGCTTGCGATCGCCGGCCGATTGGATCCGACACCGGGCGGTCTTCCCGACACCGTCTCGATCGATCGCGATGGGTTGGTCAGCGTCAATGCGACCGATTCAGGCGGCTGGCGACGAAGCGTTTACCTGCAATACCGGCGGACCGAGATCCCGACGATGATGGATACCTTTGACTATCCGCAAATGGGCCCCAACTGCTTGTCGCGAAACGTGTCCACGGTCTCTCCCCAGGCTCTGTTGCTGATGAACAACGGCCGCGTCCGAGAGCTTGCCGCTGCGATGGCCCACCGCGTCGAATCAATCGTTCGCGATGAAATTCCAATCGAAGACAGCGAAGATGATGCCGTCAATGAAGCGACGGTCCAGACGGTCTACCAGTTGGCCTTGTCCAGATCGCCCAGCGACCGCGAGCGAACGCTGGGTACCGAAACGTTGAAACAACTTCGCCAGGCATGGGGAGACAATTCGGCCAAGGCACTGGAAACGTATTGCCACACGATTTTGAACTCCGCTTCGTTCCTCTACGTGGATTAA
- a CDS encoding family 16 glycoside hydrolase: MIQLPRSVAPACLLLLGFLAHGLSSQHTALGQDGFRPMFSDAELSGWVRTNTPQETWRFEDGILYCTGKPIGEIRTAKMYQNFVMELEWRHLVPRGNAGVFVWADDITSRGVPFHRGIEVQVLENAYGNTKSHTTHGDIFPIHGATMTPINGRGGSRAFPTESLSNPSPQWNRYRIECRDGEISLAVNGTVVTRGKDCVPRKGYICLESEGGVVEYRNVRIKELPGGEVPADQVAIADRGYHSLYTGLNLDGWDADDVSQWNVKDWVLAFEADPGTTGTLATTRSFDNASFVVDVRLKDAESNVVIQAGGNLQIDLSDPASATHLEKPGRWNRIEVIAKDGKRVVHLNGQPAVSSQSDDGASDKLVLSPSGSVDFANLYAAE; the protein is encoded by the coding sequence ATGATTCAGCTGCCCCGTTCGGTCGCACCCGCGTGCCTCCTTCTGCTCGGTTTTCTCGCGCACGGCCTCTCATCGCAGCACACGGCGCTCGGCCAAGATGGATTCAGGCCGATGTTCAGCGATGCCGAATTGAGCGGCTGGGTGCGAACCAACACGCCCCAGGAAACCTGGCGGTTTGAAGACGGGATTTTGTACTGTACCGGCAAGCCGATCGGCGAGATTCGAACGGCAAAGATGTATCAAAACTTTGTGATGGAACTGGAGTGGCGGCATCTGGTGCCGCGGGGCAACGCCGGCGTCTTCGTCTGGGCCGACGACATCACGTCGCGTGGCGTACCGTTCCATCGCGGGATCGAAGTGCAGGTGCTCGAGAACGCCTACGGGAACACGAAAAGCCACACCACGCACGGTGACATCTTTCCGATCCATGGGGCGACGATGACGCCGATCAATGGGCGTGGCGGCAGCCGGGCCTTTCCGACCGAAAGCCTTTCCAATCCGAGTCCACAGTGGAATCGCTACCGCATCGAATGCCGCGACGGCGAGATCTCGCTGGCCGTCAACGGGACGGTCGTCACCCGCGGCAAGGACTGTGTCCCACGCAAGGGATACATCTGTTTGGAATCCGAGGGCGGCGTGGTCGAATACCGCAATGTTCGCATCAAAGAATTGCCCGGCGGTGAGGTGCCGGCCGACCAAGTTGCGATCGCCGATCGTGGCTACCATTCGCTGTACACCGGATTGAATCTGGACGGTTGGGACGCCGACGATGTGTCGCAGTGGAACGTCAAGGATTGGGTACTTGCGTTTGAAGCCGATCCTGGCACAACGGGAACACTGGCGACGACGCGTTCCTTTGACAACGCAAGCTTCGTCGTGGATGTGCGTTTGAAAGATGCCGAGAGCAACGTCGTGATCCAGGCGGGCGGAAACCTGCAAATCGATCTTTCTGATCCGGCGTCTGCGACGCACTTGGAAAAACCCGGTCGTTGGAACCGCATCGAAGTGATCGCCAAAGATGGCAAACGGGTGGTGCATCTCAACGGCCAACCCGCCGTGTCGTCGCAATCCGACGATGGCGCCAGCGACAAACTGGTGCTCTCGCCATCTGGATCGGTCGACTTCGCAAATCTCTATGCGGCGGAGTGA
- a CDS encoding DUF1501 domain-containing protein, which yields MNQPTPSRRDFFARTSDGLLGAALAQMLGADLLGHSATASDEAIAPHGGGIDDLTPKPVHHPATAKSVIQLFMNGGPSQMDLFDPKPLLGKMDGQPYPGNVEEIGNTGTSDVGVMLGGKYKFDRHGESGMWMADVLPHTAQMADDLCMIHSMWTDHPNHDNALYKIHSGRLFMGYPTLGAWTVYGLGSENQNLPAYVVLSDPLGLPKNGTRNWTAGFLPPVYQGTPFRPTGSPILNLKPQFEQPDAVTETARDLLKQLDQHHQSERRHYAGLDARIQSYGLAARMQLSASEALDLSGETAETLSMYGVGSSPTDSFARRCLMARRLVERGVRYVQIFLEEQPWDSHVDLEDNHRAACERTDRPVAALLKDLKRSGMLDSTLVIWGGEFGRTPTSQRSGDLYTGRDHNMQAFTSWMAGGGIKGGTSYGKTDEFGHKVIEDPVSVHDFHATILHALGLHHQKLFFTRSGLEERLTGVEAPRVVHEILA from the coding sequence ATGAATCAGCCAACACCGTCCCGCCGTGATTTTTTTGCCCGAACCAGTGACGGCCTGCTCGGCGCCGCGCTGGCCCAGATGCTCGGTGCGGATCTACTTGGCCACAGCGCCACGGCGTCCGATGAAGCGATTGCACCACACGGCGGCGGCATCGATGACCTGACCCCCAAACCCGTTCACCATCCCGCCACCGCCAAATCGGTCATCCAACTGTTCATGAACGGCGGGCCAAGTCAGATGGATCTGTTTGACCCCAAGCCGTTACTGGGCAAGATGGACGGCCAGCCGTATCCGGGCAATGTGGAAGAGATCGGCAACACGGGCACGTCGGACGTCGGCGTCATGCTGGGCGGCAAATACAAGTTTGATCGGCACGGCGAATCCGGAATGTGGATGGCGGACGTCTTGCCCCACACCGCCCAGATGGCCGACGACCTGTGCATGATCCATTCGATGTGGACCGACCACCCCAATCACGACAACGCCCTCTACAAAATCCACAGCGGGCGTTTATTCATGGGGTACCCCACGCTGGGCGCCTGGACGGTTTACGGACTCGGTTCCGAAAACCAAAATCTGCCCGCCTACGTCGTGCTGTCGGATCCGCTGGGGTTACCGAAAAACGGCACCCGCAACTGGACCGCGGGGTTTCTGCCGCCGGTGTACCAGGGAACGCCGTTTCGGCCCACCGGATCCCCGATCTTGAACTTGAAACCACAATTCGAGCAGCCCGACGCAGTGACCGAAACGGCGCGCGACCTGTTGAAACAACTCGACCAGCACCACCAAAGCGAACGCCGACATTACGCTGGGCTAGACGCGCGGATCCAGTCCTATGGACTGGCCGCACGGATGCAACTTTCCGCCAGCGAAGCCTTGGACCTGTCCGGCGAAACCGCGGAAACGCTGTCGATGTACGGCGTCGGCAGCTCGCCGACCGATTCCTTTGCCCGACGTTGCTTGATGGCCCGCCGATTGGTCGAGCGTGGTGTCCGCTACGTGCAGATCTTTCTGGAGGAACAACCTTGGGACAGCCACGTTGACTTGGAAGACAACCACCGCGCCGCATGCGAACGCACAGACCGACCGGTCGCGGCACTGCTCAAGGACCTCAAACGCAGCGGGATGCTCGATTCCACCCTGGTGATCTGGGGCGGCGAGTTCGGTCGCACGCCCACCTCGCAACGCAGCGGCGACCTTTACACCGGCCGCGACCACAACATGCAAGCCTTTACGTCTTGGATGGCCGGCGGCGGGATCAAGGGAGGCACCAGCTATGGAAAGACCGACGAATTCGGGCACAAGGTGATCGAAGATCCCGTCAGCGTCCACGATTTCCACGCCACCATCTTGCACGCCCTGGGGCTGCATCATCAAAAGCTGTTCTTCACCCGGAGCGGTTTGGAAGAACGTCTGACGGGAGTTGAGGCTCCGAGGGTTGTGCACGAGATTCTGGCGTAG
- a CDS encoding HEAT repeat domain-containing protein, giving the protein MPFHATTRQLVCVTVVLSGCFFGHGAGAAEPLPVDQLPELQYRRWSGSINVPDPVAISVADNGDVYVTQTQRRKIQDLDIRANSEWIPDDVGLKTVDEKRAFYHRVLAIGGDQVEAAKHVEDVNGDGQYDWRDLTVISEKIHRLVDTDDDGTADTINLFAEDFKTEVTGIAAGVLHWDDSVWATIAPDVWKLTDTTGDGRADDRQIMATGFGLHIAYAGHDMHGLAIGPDGKIYWSIGDKGIAVTTDDGKQISYPNQGGVMRCNPDGSDFEVFAHGLRNVQEFAFDQYGNLFGVDNDADKPGEKERFVWIVDQMDAGWRCNYQYRGDAYNPWTDENLWQVAGEDHAAYLVPPIQNYVDGPAGFKFNPGAALSSAYRNFFFMTSAPNGFQYAFRTERTADSFRMIDSHSIGSGDPIVGIAFAPDGGLYGVDWGGGYPLTQTGAVIRIDVPDENLSEQDRADRKSVTHWLSEDFSEQPNAVLSELLAHIDQRVRLRAQFALVARQQSDTLLAVLSNEQSDQLARVHSVWGLGQIMRTGSVPAAMLNRFLSDHDPIIRSVAAKTLGETETADPAALIPLIDDPDLHVRIHAALALGRRPTSAATKTLLDLAAGLPRDQHYLRHAVVTALAACATPQQLAGLADATSESARIVAVLALRRQGHRSVATFLSDASDWVATEAARAIHDDLSLPDAMQDLAAALDQDRNRNTAMTLRAINANFRLGTESSFRRLLRFIAAETRPASARLAATESLGDWLDPPLLDRVDGRRREPAADRVIDRSAASELLTRLVEKSDTAIRVAAVKASRRLKTPLSSDALIALVRDTKSPEPLRLEALDTLTTPDSDIATDDRAPLLVALSAARSPAVASRAIEGLAELHHDKAIEVIEKQLENRSIPVRQACVRSLATLGNAKADALLVRLGEQFVDGSLPDSLQLDVWQSLHSRIDHSDAIRETLDRIQQAPQLAEITSPKFREFALCLSGGDAARGETFFRTDLRAQCSRCHRIGKKGSDIGPELTKIAKQRDADHLLRAIVYPSADIDPKYNAQTLLLADGNVVQGVIKSEDDTTTVLINSEGKEVKIPTDEIEDVAKTKVSLMPDMTAVLSPAEVRDLVAYLKTLR; this is encoded by the coding sequence ATGCCATTTCACGCCACGACGCGCCAGCTGGTTTGCGTCACCGTCGTCCTCTCTGGATGCTTCTTCGGCCACGGCGCCGGTGCTGCCGAACCCCTGCCGGTCGATCAGCTGCCCGAACTGCAGTACCGCCGTTGGAGCGGATCGATCAACGTGCCGGACCCGGTCGCGATCAGCGTGGCGGACAACGGTGACGTCTACGTGACCCAAACCCAGCGTCGCAAGATCCAAGACCTGGACATTCGGGCGAACAGCGAATGGATTCCCGACGACGTGGGCTTGAAAACGGTCGACGAAAAACGCGCGTTCTATCATCGCGTGCTGGCGATCGGTGGCGATCAAGTCGAAGCCGCCAAACATGTCGAAGACGTCAACGGAGACGGCCAATACGATTGGCGCGACCTGACCGTGATCAGCGAAAAGATCCACCGCCTGGTCGACACCGACGACGACGGAACGGCCGACACCATCAATCTGTTCGCCGAAGATTTTAAAACCGAAGTGACCGGAATCGCCGCCGGCGTGCTGCACTGGGACGATTCGGTCTGGGCGACGATCGCACCCGACGTTTGGAAACTGACCGACACGACCGGCGACGGACGTGCCGACGACCGCCAGATCATGGCCACCGGATTCGGACTGCACATCGCCTATGCCGGCCACGACATGCACGGGCTGGCCATCGGACCGGACGGAAAGATCTATTGGTCGATCGGCGACAAAGGGATCGCGGTGACCACCGACGATGGCAAACAGATCAGCTATCCCAACCAGGGCGGCGTCATGCGATGCAACCCCGACGGCAGCGATTTCGAAGTCTTCGCCCATGGGCTGCGCAACGTTCAAGAATTCGCCTTCGATCAATACGGCAATCTGTTCGGTGTCGACAACGACGCCGACAAGCCCGGCGAAAAAGAACGTTTCGTGTGGATCGTCGATCAGATGGATGCCGGTTGGCGATGCAATTACCAGTACCGTGGCGACGCGTACAACCCCTGGACGGACGAAAACCTGTGGCAGGTTGCCGGCGAAGACCATGCCGCCTACTTGGTGCCGCCGATTCAAAACTACGTCGATGGTCCGGCCGGTTTTAAATTCAATCCCGGCGCCGCACTGTCATCGGCCTACAGGAATTTCTTCTTCATGACCAGCGCGCCCAACGGATTCCAATACGCCTTTCGCACCGAGCGCACCGCTGACTCGTTCCGGATGATCGATTCGCACTCGATCGGCAGCGGCGACCCGATCGTCGGAATCGCCTTCGCCCCCGACGGCGGACTGTACGGTGTCGACTGGGGTGGCGGTTATCCACTGACCCAAACCGGCGCCGTGATTCGGATCGACGTGCCGGATGAAAACCTTAGCGAACAAGACCGTGCCGACCGCAAGTCCGTGACGCACTGGCTGTCTGAAGATTTCAGCGAGCAACCGAACGCGGTGCTGTCCGAATTGCTTGCTCACATCGATCAACGTGTTCGACTTCGCGCCCAATTCGCACTGGTCGCTAGGCAGCAATCCGACACGCTGCTGGCGGTTCTGTCGAACGAACAATCGGATCAACTTGCCCGCGTGCACAGTGTTTGGGGGCTGGGGCAGATCATGCGAACCGGCAGCGTCCCCGCCGCTATGCTGAATCGTTTTCTGTCCGATCACGACCCGATCATCCGCTCGGTCGCGGCCAAAACGCTCGGCGAAACCGAGACGGCTGATCCGGCCGCGTTGATACCGCTGATCGACGATCCCGACCTGCACGTTCGCATCCATGCGGCGCTGGCCCTGGGACGCCGACCAACCAGCGCGGCGACGAAGACACTGCTGGACCTCGCCGCCGGGTTGCCACGCGATCAACACTACCTGCGGCACGCGGTCGTCACCGCACTGGCCGCCTGTGCGACGCCGCAGCAATTGGCCGGACTGGCGGATGCCACGTCGGAAAGCGCACGAATCGTTGCCGTCCTGGCGCTCCGCCGACAAGGCCATCGCTCGGTCGCAACCTTCCTCAGCGACGCCTCCGATTGGGTCGCCACCGAAGCCGCCCGCGCCATCCACGACGACCTCTCCCTGCCGGACGCCATGCAAGACCTGGCGGCTGCCTTGGACCAGGATCGCAACCGCAACACCGCGATGACCCTCCGCGCGATCAATGCCAACTTTCGACTCGGAACCGAATCGAGTTTCCGACGGCTGCTGCGTTTCATCGCGGCCGAAACCCGCCCCGCGTCGGCACGGCTGGCTGCCACGGAATCCCTCGGCGACTGGCTCGATCCACCCCTGCTGGATCGCGTCGATGGCCGCCGCCGAGAACCCGCCGCCGATCGAGTGATCGATCGATCGGCCGCCTCGGAGTTGCTGACGCGTTTGGTCGAAAAGAGCGACACGGCGATCCGGGTCGCGGCCGTGAAAGCGTCACGCCGGTTGAAAACCCCGCTGTCGTCGGACGCACTGATCGCACTTGTCCGCGATACCAAGTCACCGGAACCATTGCGACTCGAAGCACTCGACACGCTCACCACACCCGATAGCGACATCGCAACCGATGACCGCGCCCCGCTGTTGGTCGCACTGTCCGCCGCACGCTCCCCGGCTGTCGCATCGCGCGCGATCGAAGGACTCGCCGAATTGCACCACGACAAGGCGATCGAGGTCATCGAGAAACAACTGGAGAATCGATCGATTCCGGTTCGACAAGCCTGCGTTCGCTCCCTCGCCACACTTGGCAACGCAAAAGCAGATGCCTTGCTGGTCCGACTGGGCGAGCAATTTGTTGATGGATCGTTGCCCGACTCGCTACAGTTGGACGTTTGGCAATCACTACACTCGCGGATCGACCACTCCGATGCGATTCGCGAAACGCTGGACCGAATTCAGCAGGCACCGCAACTGGCAGAAATCACATCGCCAAAGTTCCGCGAATTCGCCCTGTGCCTTTCCGGCGGCGATGCGGCACGCGGCGAAACCTTCTTTCGAACCGATCTGCGGGCTCAATGCAGCCGCTGCCATCGGATCGGAAAGAAAGGGAGTGACATCGGTCCGGAACTGACGAAAATCGCAAAGCAACGTGACGCGGATCACCTGCTTCGCGCGATCGTCTATCCCAGTGCCGACATCGATCCGAAGTACAACGCCCAGACACTGCTGTTGGCCGATGGCAATGTGGTTCAAGGTGTCATCAAAAGTGAGGATGACACCACGACCGTGCTGATCAATTCCGAAGGCAAGGAGGTCAAGATCCCGACCGACGAGATCGAAGACGTCGCCAAGACCAAGGTCTCGTTGATGCCCGACATGACCGCGGTCCTCAGCCCCGCCGAAGTCCGCGATCTGGTTGCGTACTTGAAAACGCTACGCTAA
- a CDS encoding SRPBCC family protein, with protein MKPIIASRTIDAPLSLVFQTVSDVRNFRKAVPHITNVEFLSEQQHGVGTRFRETRMMKGREQSVELEVAEFADNERVRMVSDAGGTVWDTLFTVSLVGDAVELKMQMDIRPHAFLARLMIPLIRGMVVKGVESDMDAVKSYCESGGEPCGAIDETTGS; from the coding sequence ATGAAGCCGATCATCGCCTCGCGTACGATTGACGCGCCATTGAGTCTGGTGTTCCAGACCGTTTCGGATGTTCGCAATTTCCGCAAAGCCGTGCCGCACATCACCAACGTCGAGTTTCTTTCCGAGCAACAGCACGGTGTGGGGACGCGATTCCGTGAAACCCGAATGATGAAGGGACGCGAACAATCCGTCGAGCTGGAGGTCGCCGAATTCGCCGACAACGAACGCGTGCGGATGGTCTCCGATGCCGGCGGCACGGTCTGGGATACCCTGTTCACCGTTTCGCTGGTAGGCGACGCTGTCGAGTTGAAGATGCAGATGGACATCCGCCCCCATGCGTTTTTGGCCCGGTTGATGATCCCTTTGATACGCGGCATGGTGGTCAAGGGTGTCGAGTCGGACATGGATGCGGTCAAGTCGTATTGTGAGTCGGGCGGTGAACCCTGCGGGGCGATCGATGAAACCACGGGTAGCTGA
- a CDS encoding DUF1501 domain-containing protein has protein sequence MISRRTMLQTASCGFGFLSLQAVLQPSAGASTAETPPIRARAKRVIFLCMSGGPAQMDTFDYKPQTGNKKHPGSVFQFQQRGESGLWISELMPETAKHADRLCVINGMHCDTGNHAQSFLQLHTGEKLRKRPSMGSWISYGLGSENADLPSFVSLNAAKPSVYSSEFLPTEFAGTPIGTNGEDMSAATIRDIFGNHLPPQVKRSQLDFVQSMNRDHLSDRNGDAALEGVIESMELAYRMQTAAPELLDLSNETEATLRRYRVGKKLSIGTCRPTDFGRQCLLARRLAEAGVRFIEVNHGGWDQHKNHRRDLKANCETVDAPIAALLEDLAARGLLDDTLLVWGGEFGRPGLVPDDGKDETGHNAKGFTFWLAGGGVKGGHVHGRTSETGDRAVEGKVHFRDLHATLLHLMGLRHDQLTYRHGGRIHRLTGPEEASVVHELFA, from the coding sequence ATGATTTCACGTCGAACCATGCTGCAAACCGCGTCCTGTGGCTTTGGCTTTCTCTCCCTGCAAGCAGTGTTGCAACCGTCGGCCGGCGCTTCCACCGCAGAGACGCCGCCGATTCGCGCTCGCGCCAAACGTGTCATCTTTCTCTGCATGAGCGGCGGTCCGGCGCAGATGGACACGTTCGATTACAAACCGCAAACGGGAAATAAAAAGCATCCGGGTTCGGTGTTCCAATTTCAACAGCGCGGCGAAAGCGGGTTGTGGATCTCCGAGTTGATGCCCGAAACCGCCAAGCACGCCGATCGATTGTGCGTCATCAACGGCATGCACTGCGACACGGGAAACCATGCCCAATCGTTCCTTCAACTGCACACCGGCGAAAAACTGCGAAAGCGACCGAGCATGGGCTCATGGATCTCGTACGGCCTGGGCAGCGAGAACGCCGACCTGCCCAGTTTCGTCAGCCTGAATGCCGCCAAGCCGTCGGTCTACTCCAGCGAGTTCCTGCCCACGGAGTTCGCCGGCACACCGATCGGCACCAATGGCGAAGACATGTCCGCGGCGACCATCCGCGACATCTTCGGGAACCATTTGCCGCCCCAAGTCAAACGCAGTCAACTCGATTTCGTGCAATCGATGAACCGAGATCATTTGTCCGACCGCAACGGCGACGCAGCGCTCGAAGGCGTGATCGAATCGATGGAGCTTGCCTATCGCATGCAAACCGCGGCGCCGGAACTACTGGATTTGAGCAACGAAACCGAAGCGACGTTGCGTCGTTATCGCGTCGGCAAGAAGCTGTCGATCGGAACCTGCCGGCCGACCGACTTCGGTCGCCAATGCCTGTTGGCGCGACGTCTGGCCGAAGCCGGCGTGCGTTTCATCGAAGTCAACCATGGCGGTTGGGACCAGCACAAAAATCACCGCCGTGACTTGAAGGCGAATTGTGAAACCGTGGACGCGCCGATCGCCGCCTTGCTGGAAGACCTGGCCGCACGGGGGTTGCTCGACGACACGTTGCTGGTCTGGGGCGGTGAATTCGGCCGACCGGGACTGGTCCCCGATGACGGCAAAGACGAAACCGGACACAACGCAAAAGGGTTCACGTTCTGGCTGGCCGGCGGCGGCGTCAAAGGAGGACACGTGCACGGCCGAACCAGCGAAACGGGTGACCGGGCGGTCGAAGGCAAGGTCCACTTTCGAGACCTGCACGCCACCCTCCTGCATCTCATGGGGCTGCGGCACGACCAACTGACCTATCGCCACGGCGGACGAATCCATCGGCTGACCGGTCCGGAAGAAGCCAGCGTCGTCCACGAATTGTTCGCATGA